The genomic segment CGCGGTACCACCCTGGTTGACGTATGCTTGCGCTACGCCCGCTCTGCCATCATCCAACAATGATGCGCCCGGTTAACGGCGGGATGCCGTGTCCGCCTACTCGCGTTCGGGGACCTGCTCGGAGGCGATCGTTCAACGCTCAGCGATGCTGCCTCGCACCGGCCGGCAGCTCTCTGCAATGCGACAAGCGTTTACTTCCTCTTCGGCGCTTTTATTCGTATCGTTGGTTTGCATTTTATTCCAGGAGGAATACGGCTGTCAATAGGGAATGCGCATTAAGGAATGAAGCAACTGCATTTAAAGGCATTCAATCTAAATGTATAATTGTTATACGGTTGAATAGTATAACAAGAGGGAGACTTTTATGGGAAAGGTGAATGAAATGGAACGAAAAGTAACAAAGTTCGGAAACAGCTTGGGCATCACAATGACCGAAGCATTAAAGCAAATCGGTCTTGAACTTGGCGATACGGTGCATATCGACGTAAAAGAAAACGACGGCGAGATTGTTATTAGAAAAGCGAATAAAGTAGCATTGCCGACAGGTATAAGCAACGAATTTCTAGAGACTTTATCTCAAGTGATGGGACAGTATGATGAGACTTTAAAGGGATTAAAGGATCGTTAACATGACCATTCGTTACCTAACCATCCACGAGGTCGTAGCCATTAATGTCGCGATGATACAGAAATATAGTCCTGGCGAACTCATTGGCGTCAAAGACAGCGGCATGCTAGAATCAGCTGTTGCCAGGCCCCAATCCTCCGCTTTCGGGGAAGATGCTTATCCTTCCGTATTTGAAAAGGCAGTCGCCCTTTTCGAATCTCTAGGACAAAATCACCCTTTTCAGAATGCGAATAAGAGGACGGCCTTTACCGCTCTCGTGGTTTTTTTGAACCTTAACGGGTGTCGCTTTAAAATGGATCAGAAAGCAGCCGAAGATATGACGGTCGATATGGTCAATCATCAATATGACTTTCAAACGCTTGTAAAGCTGATTCAAGAGCACTGCCAGAGCTAAAAGCCCAATTGCCATCGTCCATGCCACCCGGCGAACAACAAAAAGCCTTCAACCTGCCGAAGCAGCATCGAAGGCTTGCCTCATTTTTTACACCCATTTTGCACGCTATTTCCCCAGCAAAGCCGAAGGCAGTTGAACCTTGTTCTCCTGATACAGCTCGCGGGTCTTACGCGGCTGCAGCGGCACGGTGATGGCGGCCAGGCCATCGTCCGTTTGAACTGATGCGGTCAGCCACGATTCGTCCGACTGGATGTCGACGCCCGGCAACGGCCCATCCTCGCCGAGCGACAGCGCAAAAATCCAGACCGCCCGCTCCAGCGCATGGAAATCGAAATCCCGCTCCTCGCCCGTCGAGATGACATAATCCAGGCTGAGGCCTTCTTCGCTTCGCTCCGTTTGCAGCTGGAGTTGGCCGTAATCCGAGCGGTCCACGACCGCCTCCACCCGGAGCGTCGTCTCCCCGATCACGGTCGCAAACCGGGCGCCAGTCTGTGTCGTCGGCAGCTCCACGTTCGCCGCTTGGCCGCAGAGGAGAAGCCGGATGCGCAAATCCGCCGCTCTGAACCTGCCGTTAATGATGTCCAGATCCTGGTGCCATCCGCCGTTATCCGTCGCCAGGTTAAGGGCGAACAGCACCTGCCGGCGCGACTGCACGCCCGTGAACATCGCCGAGCAGAAGTCCTTGCCGTCCTTCAAAAACTGAAGCTGGATCGACACGGCATGGCCGCCGCCGCTATCCACATAGCCGAGCAGGTTGCGACGCTGGTTCCACATGATGCCCGACGTATAGCTGCCAAGCGACAGCCGTTCGTTCTGGTACGTCGTCGCATAGTTCTGATAGCCCGTTTCGTCCGCCTTCAGCGTGGGCTCCGTGAAATAGCGCTCCTCCGTAGAGCTGAACAAGTAACGGTACTTTTCAGGACAACGAATGTGGCCCCGCTCCTTCTCCTGCTCCTGGCCTTCCTCCTGTCCCTGCTCCTGCTTAAGCGCATTCTCAAGAAACGCCTTCTCGTTCGGCCGCAGCAGCGTGCTGTACGTCCGGCTGTGCGGGCCGCTCCACGCGCCCGTCGCCGGGTGATAGTGCTTCGCGATCATATGCCAAGCCAGATCCAGCAGCTCATCCGCATCCGCAACCGCCCCGGCCGTGCTCGACTCGGCATAGATGCCGTGCAGCTCCTCGATCGCGATCGGGGTATAGCAGGGGCTGTTGTACTCCGAGAACGTGCCGATGGCCTTCGTATAGTCGCGGAACGTTCGGAGGCGCCGCTCGCCATAGCTGCGAATCCCTTCCTGACCCAGCAGCTCGCCGCCAAGTAGCGTCACGAGCGCCCCCATGATGGCAATGTTTGTATAGTGCGGGCCGACATTACGGATGATGATCGCCTGGCAGGCGTGATACACGGCGGCGCGCAGCTTATCGACGAGCGAAGGGGAGAGCAGCTCCGCATGATTTTTTAAAATGAGTACGAGCTTCTTGCCGTGAAAATCCGCCATATTCCAGTCGGGGCGGTCCATCTCATCCAGCGGCTCTTCGTCAAAATACGGCCAAATCCCGTAAGTCGAACGACCCGGATCCTGGTCCTGCCGCGCAATGACAACCTCCAGAATGTCTGCCGCCCGCTTAGCATACGCCTCGCCGCCATACTGCAGCAGGTCGAACGCATAGCAGGTCGCGACGTACAGCTCGTAAGCGAAAGGATGCTGATCCAGCTTTAACGCCGTGTGATAGGTCTTCGTCATGGGAACCTTGAGCAGCTTAATGTCGGCATCATAAGCTTTATCCTTTGCTTGGATCGAGGCGAGAAGCTCGGCAGCATCACGCATATTCTACTCGCTCCTTTCCGCTATTTTCGCGAGCAGCATCAGCACCAAGCCTTGCCCGTATAGGGTCGGATACGTCGGAACGTCATTTTGGTACGCCTCGATCGTCGACATCACCGGCGTACCGCCGGATACGCCCGTGACCAAGCCCTCCGTCGTAATATATGGAACAATCGCGCGATATGCATCCTCGACTCTGACTGCGTATTCCGCTTCATCAGGGATCAACTTTACTTCAACCGCCTTAAGAAGACCATAAGCAATTCCCGCGCTGCCCGACACCTCCCTGTAAAAGTCAGGCCGGTCCATCACCGTGCTCCATAGTCCATCCTCCTGCTGGTAGGCAAGGAGCCCGCGCATCAGTCGACCGTACCGTTCCTTCAATTCCTGCGGAATGTCGACCAGCTTGTCAATCTCCGCCACGATCAGCGGGACGCCGGCGGCGATCCAGGCATTCGCCCGCGTCCAGCGCGCACCCGACATATGATCGCCCGAAGCGCAGTTCCAGCCGTGGAACAACACGCCGGTCTGTGGATCCTGCAGCAAGCGCAGATGGATCAGCACCTGCTTGAGCGCCTCCTCCGCGTAAGCCGCGCTTCCGAGGAGCGAAGCGGTTCGCGCCAGAAACAGTACCGCCATGAAGATCGTATCCGCCCACACCTGCTCGGAGAACGCCACGTTTTCCGTAACCGTATGTTCAAAGGCCTCTTCGCGCGTACGCGGCGCTTCATGCAGCAGCCATTCCGCGATGCGCACCGCTTCCTCTTTAAACTTAGCATCCCCCGTCAGCCGATAAAGCGCAGGAAAGATCGCAAAGGGCGCGATCGCGTTGATCACCGTTTTACCCTTGGCCTTCGCCTCATTCCGGTTCACCCAATCAAGTAAATACGCCTGCACCTGCACATCGCGCGTTGTCTCGTAGTATTCCAGCAGCGCAATGACGCCAACCCCCGGGACCCAGTCCCAGTGATCGATGTCCATTCCCCAGTTCCCCGCATGATCCTGTATCATTTGCCGCCATACTTTTTCCGCATAGATTCCGGCCATCGAAGTCCCTGCCCTTCGTCCTCTAGTAATTTACCGTTTACTTGCACGGTATGTTCAAGAAGGGGAATTAATACGTCGGGCTTGCTTTGCTTATAAATGCAGTTCCATCGGATCATGGCGTAGCGCGTAACCGAGTTTAGAACTTCCCAATAAATTATAGCTTGTTCTTCGTCGCCCACGCCCGAATCGCCTTGAGCAGTTCGCTCCCGCATCCCTGCTACCTGTACGCAGGGTCCGTATAAACGTTGGCCATATAGCACTTGGATACGTTACACGCCCTGGCCGCGGTACTTTATGGTTGCCGCAGCCTCCGATTAGTTGACGACCATCCTTCAATACCACCGCGAATTCATAATCTAAACCGACTCATAACGATGAGTAATTTTGAAACCATTTCCTGTTCTGTGTGTCTTTATTGTAGAAAGAAGGTGAGCGTATTGGAGCAGAAAGATCTCCTTGTTCAATGGGTTCAGCAATACTTTGATCGGTTAACCTATATAGCCTATACCTACGTCCGTGATCAAAGCAGAGCAGAGGATCTTGTTCAAGAGAGTTTTATGAATGCTTATCTCTCGGCACATCAACTTAAAGACCCCACACGTCCGTTTCCATGGTTAGTCCGGATAGTAATAAATCGTTGTCTCAACGCAACCCGGAATAACCGGCGAGAACAACCCACGCAATTTCTGCCGGAGCAGAGAAGCATGAGCACTGAAGATATTTACATGCAACGAAGCCGGGACAAGGAAGTCTATGCGGCAATCATGTCTTTACCTGAGAAATACCGTACGCCTGTCATCCTTTTTTACTTTGAAGAGTTGTCCATTCGTGAAATCGCGGATGCATTAAAGCTCAGCGAGGGAGCGATCAAGACTCGCCTCAGCAGAGGAAGAGATCAATTAAAAATTAAATTAAGAGGAGTTGATATCGATGAACTTAGAGACGCTTATTCGTCAAGCTAAACCAAATTATATCCACGCTGATTCAGAGAAAGTGACATCAGAAATTTTGGAAAGGTTAATGGACTTTTCTAATAAACCAAGACGAAAAATTTCTGTGAGGGCTGCACTAGTCCCCGCGGTTATAGTTGCGATGCTGTTTTCCGCTTTAACCGTCAATGCCGCTACTGGCGGAAAGCTGTTTGGTGCGATATTAATAAATAAGGAAAACAGGCACATCGCCAATGAGCCAAATTATGCTTCCATGCAAGCTGT from the Cohnella hashimotonis genome contains:
- a CDS encoding AbrB/MazE/SpoVT family DNA-binding domain-containing protein; amino-acid sequence: MGKVNEMERKVTKFGNSLGITMTEALKQIGLELGDTVHIDVKENDGEIVIRKANKVALPTGISNEFLETLSQVMGQYDETLKGLKDR
- a CDS encoding type II toxin-antitoxin system death-on-curing family toxin yields the protein MTIRYLTIHEVVAINVAMIQKYSPGELIGVKDSGMLESAVARPQSSAFGEDAYPSVFEKAVALFESLGQNHPFQNANKRTAFTALVVFLNLNGCRFKMDQKAAEDMTVDMVNHQYDFQTLVKLIQEHCQS
- a CDS encoding glycoside hydrolase family 88/105 protein, which encodes MAGIYAEKVWRQMIQDHAGNWGMDIDHWDWVPGVGVIALLEYYETTRDVQVQAYLLDWVNRNEAKAKGKTVINAIAPFAIFPALYRLTGDAKFKEEAVRIAEWLLHEAPRTREEAFEHTVTENVAFSEQVWADTIFMAVLFLARTASLLGSAAYAEEALKQVLIHLRLLQDPQTGVLFHGWNCASGDHMSGARWTRANAWIAAGVPLIVAEIDKLVDIPQELKERYGRLMRGLLAYQQEDGLWSTVMDRPDFYREVSGSAGIAYGLLKAVEVKLIPDEAEYAVRVEDAYRAIVPYITTEGLVTGVSGGTPVMSTIEAYQNDVPTYPTLYGQGLVLMLLAKIAERSE
- a CDS encoding RNA polymerase sigma factor, with product MEQKDLLVQWVQQYFDRLTYIAYTYVRDQSRAEDLVQESFMNAYLSAHQLKDPTRPFPWLVRIVINRCLNATRNNRREQPTQFLPEQRSMSTEDIYMQRSRDKEVYAAIMSLPEKYRTPVILFYFEELSIREIADALKLSEGAIKTRLSRGRDQLKIKLRGVDIDELRDAYSSS